Sequence from the Curtobacterium sp. MCLR17_007 genome:
GCCTGATGCGCCCGAGCGCCGGCACGGTGACGATCGGCGAGCAGGACCTCGGCACGGCGGGCCGGCGCGACCTGGAACGGCTGCGCCGCGACGTGCTCGGGCTCATGCTGCAAGGGGCGGACGTCAACCTCATCGGACACGAGTCGGCGCGGGCGAACGTCGCCTGGTCGATCCGTGGGGTCCCCGGCCGGGACACCGCCCTCGGCGACCGTGTCCTGCGGGCCGGCGGCGTGCCGGACGACGACCGCCCTGTCGCCGACCTGTCGGTCTCGCACCGCCAGACCACCGCGCTCGCGGTCGCCCTCGCTCCCCGCCCACGGCTGCTGCTCGCGGACGAACCCACCAGCCGGTTGGACGGCCAGGCCCGTGACGACCTGCTCGACCTGCTCGTCAACGAGACCACCCGCGAGGGGATCGCGGTGCTGCTCGTCACCCACGACGAACGGGTCGCCCGCCGGATGGAGCGGATGATCCACCTGCGCGACGGACGCGTCGGCGAGGAGGACTCCGGGTCGGGGCGCCGTGCCGTGGTCGCCGCGGACGGGTCCGTGCCGATCCCGCAGCACCTGCGCGGGGACTGGCCGACCGGCTCCCTGGTCACGGTCGAACCGGACGGCGTCGGCGGGCTGCGCATCCGGCACGCAGACGACGCGGTTCAGGACGTCCAGGAGGGGCTCGATCCCCTGGGCCAGGGCGGGGCTGCCCGATGAGCGCCCTGCACTTCGACCGCTTCGTCGTC
This genomic interval carries:
- a CDS encoding ATP-binding cassette domain-containing protein, yielding MSDLTTPTPPGTPVAPAFRAAGLVHVYREAEVDVAALRGVDLTVPPGQRVALLGPSGSGKSTLLSIAAGLMRPSAGTVTIGEQDLGTAGRRDLERLRRDVLGLMLQGADVNLIGHESARANVAWSIRGVPGRDTALGDRVLRAGGVPDDDRPVADLSVSHRQTTALAVALAPRPRLLLADEPTSRLDGQARDDLLDLLVNETTREGIAVLLVTHDERVARRMERMIHLRDGRVGEEDSGSGRRAVVAADGSVPIPQHLRGDWPTGSLVTVEPDGVGGLRIRHADDAVQDVQEGLDPLGQGGAAR